The Bacillus andreraoultii sequence CACGAATTCCCATTTCGATAATCGGAATTCCAGTTACTTTACTTAAAATTGGAATTGTGCGAGAAGCACGCGGATTCACTTCAAGGCAATAGATTGTATCGTTATCAATAACAAATTGGATATTCAGAACACCGACAATCCCTGCTCCTACACAAATCTTCCTTGTATAATCAATTAAGGTTGTCTTTTCCTCTTTTGACAGGTGAATGGATGGATAAACGGTCATACTATCACCTGAATGAACGCCAGCCCGTTCAATATGTTCAAAGATTCCAGCGATAAAAACATCTTCTCCATCACTTACACAATCAAGTTCACATTCTCTTCCTGGGATATACTTATCAATTAAAAGTGGCCAACTTCTTTTCTCTGTAAATCGTAATGTACCTATATAATTACTTAGTTCCTCATCATTATAAATAATCTCCATCGACTGTCCGCCAATGACATACGATGGACGCACGAGCACAGGATAGTGTAATTTTTGTACCGCTTCTTTTAATTCATCAACAGAATGCGTAATTTCTCCTTTTATATGAGGAATGTCAAGCTCATCAAGTAAATGGTAAAATTGTTTTCGATCCTCTAATAAATCAATCGTGTCTATCGATGGACCAAAAATACGTACACCTTCTTGTTCAAGTTCCGCTGCTAAGTTAATTGCCGTTTGCCCACCAAATTGAACAAATACGCCTTCTACATTTTCCTTTTCAATAATATGAAGTAAGTCTTCCGTCGTAATTGGTTCAAAATATAATTTATCTGAAATTGAATAGTCGGTACTAACCGTTTCAGGGTTATTGTTCACAACGATTGTCTCATAGCCGAGTTGTTTCAGTGCCATAACAGCATGAACACATGTATAGTCAAATTCAATTCCTTGCCCAATTCGTATCGGTCCCGAACCAATAATCAAAACCTTTTTACGATTAGAAACCTCTACTTCATCAACACCATGCCATGTGGAATAATAGTAGGGAGTTACCGAGTCAAACTCTGCCGCACATGTATCAACTAATTTATAGGAAGGAACAAGTCTGGCTTCCATTCGCTGGTGACGAATTTGTTGTTCGGTACAATGAAGTAAGCTAGCTATATATTTATCACTAAAATTAAGTTTCTTTGCTTTTTCTAATAATTGTCTGGGTAAAGTTTCTAATGAATATGCCCTACATTCACGTTCAAAATCAACGAGCCCTTTAATTTTTGTTAAAAACCATGGATCAATATCTGTAAGCTGATGAATCTTATCAATTCCTATCCCTTTTCGAAACGCTTCTGCAAGAACAAATAACCGGAGATCATTTGCTTCAATCATTGCTGAAATCAATTGTTCATTCGTATAACGACTTACTTCAGGATGATACAATCCCGATACTTTATATTCCAAGGAACGAATTGCTTTATTTAACGCTCCTTCAAATGTCCGGTCAATGGCCATTACTTCTCCAGTTGCTTGCATTTCAGTACCGAGCGCTCGATTCGCCTCTTTAAATTTATCAAAAGGAAAGCGTGGTAATTTTAGCACAACATAATCAAGAACGGGTTCAAATGCCGCGTACGTATTCCCCGTTACAGGATTAAAGATTTCATCAAGATGATACCCGAGTGCACATTTTGCGGCAATCCGTGCAATTGGATAACCCGTTGCTTTTGAAGCTAAAGCACTCGAACGACTAAGCCGCGGATTTACTTCAATAATGCAGTATTCATTTGTATGTGGATTCATTGCAAATTGAATATTACAACCACCAATCACACCTAATGCGCGAATCACCTTTAACGAGGCATTTCTTAATAAGTGGTACTGTTCATGTGTTAACGTTTGGCTCGGAGCGACAACAATGGAATCACCCGTATGGACACCGACTGGATCGATATTTTCCATATTGCAAATAATCATGCAAGTATCATTCGCATCACGGACAACTTCAAACTCAATCTCTTTCCAACCTTTAATACTTTGTTCAACTAACACTTGATGAATGGGACTTAGAAGTAATCCCTTTTTCAGAAGTTGATAGAATTCCTCTTCATTGTAAGCAAAGCCGCCTCCTTCACCACCTAACGTGTACGCAGGTCGAATGATAACAGGAAAGCCAATTTGTTGGACAAAATTGACGCCTTCTTCAATCGTACGGACAATTTTTGATTCAGGTATGGGCTCATCAATTTGGATCATCAACTCCCGAAATTTTTCTCGGTCTTCACCGTTTTGAATGGATTCCACAGGCGTACCGAGAAGCCTGACCCCATATGTTTCGAGAATATGAGATTGAGCGATCTGTACGGTTAAATTAAGTCCCGTTTGCCCTCCAAGCGTTCCAATCATTCCATCGGGTTGTTCGTACTTAATTATTTCCTCAATCACTTCAATCGTCATCGGTTCAATATAAATACGATCAACTATTTGTTGATCTGTCATAATCGTTGCAGGATTGTTGTTAAGTAATATGACTTCAATTCCTTCTTCTTTCAACGCAAGACAACCTTGTGTTCCTGCGTAGTCGAATTCAGCTGCCTGACCAATGACAATTGGACCAGAACCGATAATTAATACTTTTTTGATCTCTTTATTTAATGGCATTGTTCACTACCCCTATACAATCGATTGTTTCAAAAAATTGATGGAAAATAAATTGTGTATCTTTTGAACCAGGCTCCATTTCCGGATGAAACTGCACCGTTTGAATCGGTAATGTTTTATGTTTTATCCCTTCAACCGTTTGATCGTTTACATGTTGGAATGTCACTTCGAATTGATTAAAGTCAATCGTATGTTCACT is a genomic window containing:
- the carB gene encoding carbamoyl-phosphate synthase (glutamine-hydrolyzing) large subunit, with the protein product MPLNKEIKKVLIIGSGPIVIGQAAEFDYAGTQGCLALKEEGIEVILLNNNPATIMTDQQIVDRIYIEPMTIEVIEEIIKYEQPDGMIGTLGGQTGLNLTVQIAQSHILETYGVRLLGTPVESIQNGEDREKFRELMIQIDEPIPESKIVRTIEEGVNFVQQIGFPVIIRPAYTLGGEGGGFAYNEEEFYQLLKKGLLLSPIHQVLVEQSIKGWKEIEFEVVRDANDTCMIICNMENIDPVGVHTGDSIVVAPSQTLTHEQYHLLRNASLKVIRALGVIGGCNIQFAMNPHTNEYCIIEVNPRLSRSSALASKATGYPIARIAAKCALGYHLDEIFNPVTGNTYAAFEPVLDYVVLKLPRFPFDKFKEANRALGTEMQATGEVMAIDRTFEGALNKAIRSLEYKVSGLYHPEVSRYTNEQLISAMIEANDLRLFVLAEAFRKGIGIDKIHQLTDIDPWFLTKIKGLVDFERECRAYSLETLPRQLLEKAKKLNFSDKYIASLLHCTEQQIRHQRMEARLVPSYKLVDTCAAEFDSVTPYYYSTWHGVDEVEVSNRKKVLIIGSGPIRIGQGIEFDYTCVHAVMALKQLGYETIVVNNNPETVSTDYSISDKLYFEPITTEDLLHIIEKENVEGVFVQFGGQTAINLAAELEQEGVRIFGPSIDTIDLLEDRKQFYHLLDELDIPHIKGEITHSVDELKEAVQKLHYPVLVRPSYVIGGQSMEIIYNDEELSNYIGTLRFTEKRSWPLLIDKYIPGRECELDCVSDGEDVFIAGIFEHIERAGVHSGDSMTVYPSIHLSKEEKTTLIDYTRKICVGAGIVGVLNIQFVIDNDTIYCLEVNPRASRTIPILSKVTGIPIIEMGIRAQIGERLEKTGLAKEVPFYSVKMPVFSFTKLKNVDPVMGPEMKSTGEILGIGKTYEEALGKVLGTRVNKESDAINLFCAVADRDKEQLVATLEKFKKKNIHFFATENTAKVLMELGYHVKIIKKDRTSLEDLFKHTQFHGALILPTKAGVKASIGKLLRELSIRYRVPLYTSMDTFHVAFEVHFSKIEEQVKSINDYLMQIT